From one Microbacterium sp. 10M-3C3 genomic stretch:
- a CDS encoding CinA family protein, which produces MIDGLPDDLEETLASDPRQSAAQLIERLAELGWTLGVAESLTGGLVVSSLVAVPGASRVVRGGVVAYATDVKQSVLGVDAALLEAHGAVHPRVARQMARGVRDVLGRDGQPAEVGIATTGIAGPDSPDGQPVGTVHIAVSTPLGTRVDTLALSGDRDAIRAEAARIAVRRALVAL; this is translated from the coding sequence GTGATCGACGGACTCCCCGACGACCTGGAGGAGACCCTCGCGAGCGATCCGCGTCAGAGCGCGGCGCAGCTGATCGAGCGCCTCGCCGAGCTCGGCTGGACCCTCGGGGTGGCCGAGTCGCTCACGGGCGGGCTCGTCGTCTCGTCGCTCGTCGCGGTGCCCGGCGCCTCGCGCGTTGTGCGCGGCGGCGTCGTCGCGTACGCGACCGACGTCAAGCAGTCGGTGCTCGGCGTGGATGCGGCGCTCCTCGAGGCGCACGGCGCCGTGCACCCGCGCGTGGCGCGCCAGATGGCGCGCGGTGTGCGCGATGTGCTGGGCCGCGACGGCCAGCCGGCGGAGGTCGGGATCGCCACGACCGGCATCGCCGGTCCGGACTCGCCCGACGGGCAGCCGGTGGGCACCGTGCACATCGCGGTGTCCACGCCGCTCGGCACGCGCGTGGACACGCTGGCGCTCAGCGGCGACCGCGATGCGATTCGCGCGGAGGCGGCCCGCATCGCGGTACGGCGCGCGCTCGTGGCGCTGTGA
- the pgsA gene encoding CDP-diacylglycerol--glycerol-3-phosphate 3-phosphatidyltransferase, which yields MAVPRQLPNAITIVRILCAPVFVWMLLADAGAGGGLRWGATALFVVAIATDGVDGYLARRYEIVTDLGKLLDPIADKVLTGAAFVGLSILGELPWWITIVVLVREVGITVYRFVVVSDHVLAAAWMGKLKTVAQAVALTLALAPIAGLVDSSVWTGAVWWANVVTMTIAVVLTIASGIDYVVSEVRGARKKGVA from the coding sequence ATGGCCGTTCCGCGGCAGCTCCCGAACGCGATCACGATCGTGCGCATCCTGTGCGCCCCGGTGTTCGTATGGATGCTGCTGGCCGACGCCGGCGCGGGCGGCGGCCTGCGCTGGGGGGCGACGGCGCTGTTCGTGGTCGCGATCGCGACCGACGGCGTCGACGGCTACCTCGCCCGCCGCTACGAGATCGTCACCGACCTCGGCAAGCTCCTGGACCCCATCGCCGACAAGGTGCTCACCGGCGCCGCGTTCGTGGGGCTCTCGATCCTGGGCGAGCTGCCCTGGTGGATCACGATCGTGGTCCTCGTGCGCGAGGTCGGCATCACCGTCTACCGCTTCGTCGTGGTCAGCGACCATGTGCTCGCCGCGGCGTGGATGGGCAAGCTCAAGACCGTCGCGCAGGCCGTCGCCCTGACGCTCGCCCTCGCGCCGATCGCCGGTCTCGTCGACAGTTCCGTGTGGACGGGTGCGGTGTGGTGGGCGAACGTCGTGACGATGACGATCGCGGTGGTCCTCACGATCGCGAGCGGCATCGACTACGTCGTCAGCGAGGTGCGCGGCGCACGGAAGAAGGGTGTGGCGTGA
- a CDS encoding DUF3046 domain-containing protein: protein MRRSEFDRAVADEFGDRGPSLLTDLVLSEVGDRTPAEALRAGVPPRDVWLALCAETDVPPDRRYGVGRLDPHRR, encoded by the coding sequence GTGCGCCGCTCCGAGTTCGATCGCGCGGTCGCCGATGAGTTCGGCGACCGCGGTCCGTCTCTGCTGACGGATCTCGTGCTCTCCGAGGTCGGGGATCGAACCCCGGCGGAGGCGCTGCGCGCCGGCGTGCCGCCGCGCGACGTGTGGCTGGCGCTGTGCGCCGAGACCGACGTGCCGCCCGACCGCCGCTACGGCGTGGGCCGGCTCGACCCGCACCGCCGCTGA
- a CDS encoding helix-turn-helix transcriptional regulator, whose translation MILVRQEIGEVLRELRQQKGRTLRQVASRASVALGYLSEVERGQKEASSEILASVAEALDVPISTIMREVGDRLSVLEGLQTFPDVVPDDLVASVEPELSLR comes from the coding sequence ATGATCCTGGTACGTCAAGAGATCGGCGAGGTCCTCCGCGAGCTGCGCCAGCAGAAGGGACGCACGCTCCGCCAGGTCGCGAGCCGCGCGAGTGTCGCGCTCGGCTACCTGAGCGAGGTCGAGCGCGGTCAGAAGGAGGCGTCGAGCGAGATCCTGGCGTCTGTCGCCGAAGCGCTCGATGTCCCCATCTCGACGATCATGCGCGAGGTCGGCGACCGGCTGTCGGTTCTTGAGGGTCTGCAGACCTTCCCCGACGTGGTGCCCGACGACCTCGTCGCGTCCGTCGAGCCCGAGCTGTCGCTGCGCTGA